One genomic segment of Actinoplanes ianthinogenes includes these proteins:
- a CDS encoding dihydrofolate reductase family protein, with product MRDLVYTGFMSLDGIVDSPGGPEEGHRSGGWVVKDLEFVPEAWSLKGEELADTTALMFGRHSYEAFAPVWPGSADHAGYKELPKYVVSQTLTDDAVVDGWGPTTILRSTADVAALKQGEGGAIFIHGSAELARRLSDADLIDQYNLLVFPVLLGAGKSLFGRADRDKRMLTLRESESYANGILKLVYSVKR from the coding sequence ATGCGTGACCTGGTCTACACCGGTTTCATGTCGCTCGACGGGATCGTGGACTCGCCCGGCGGTCCCGAGGAGGGGCACCGCAGCGGCGGCTGGGTGGTCAAGGACCTCGAGTTCGTCCCGGAGGCCTGGTCGCTGAAGGGCGAGGAGCTCGCCGACACGACGGCGCTGATGTTCGGCCGTCACAGCTACGAGGCGTTCGCGCCGGTCTGGCCCGGATCGGCGGACCACGCCGGCTACAAGGAGCTGCCCAAGTACGTCGTGTCGCAGACGCTGACCGACGACGCCGTCGTCGACGGGTGGGGGCCGACCACGATCCTGCGGTCGACCGCGGACGTCGCCGCGCTCAAGCAGGGCGAGGGCGGCGCGATCTTCATACACGGCAGCGCCGAGCTGGCCCGGCGGCTGTCCGACGCGGACCTGATCGACCAGTACAACCTGCTTGTCTTCCCGGTCCTGCTCGGGGCCGGGAAGAGCCTGTTCGGCCGGGCCGATCGGGACAAGCGGATGCTGACGCTGCGCGAATCGGAGAGCTATGCCAACGGGATCCTGAAACTGGTCTACTCCGTCAAGCGCTGA
- a CDS encoding helix-turn-helix domain-containing protein, translating into MALRFATRGSDSPWVDAVWTCASEQVSAMTSVACVRWGLVFWEQAGRAHAAVTGPETRTTTAPVPEGATFTGIDFAIGTSLRFVSTPELTDGGIVLPDTARRTFRLDGRRWATPGPDDAEALVARLVRAGVVVPDPLVADVLRGHRTDVSGRTVERRFRAVTGLTRGAVRQIERARAAARLLAAGEAAGEVVAKLDYFDEPHLARALRSYVGRTAGQLRAGAGGAIALDLDQRLTE; encoded by the coding sequence GTGGCACTGCGGTTCGCGACGCGCGGGTCCGACTCACCCTGGGTCGACGCCGTGTGGACGTGCGCGAGCGAGCAGGTCAGCGCGATGACATCGGTCGCCTGCGTGCGCTGGGGCCTGGTCTTCTGGGAGCAGGCCGGCCGGGCGCACGCGGCGGTCACCGGTCCCGAGACCCGGACCACGACGGCGCCGGTGCCGGAAGGCGCGACCTTCACCGGCATCGACTTCGCCATCGGCACCTCGCTGCGGTTCGTGTCCACCCCGGAGCTGACCGACGGCGGCATCGTGTTGCCCGACACCGCCCGCCGGACGTTCCGGCTGGACGGCCGGCGCTGGGCGACGCCCGGCCCGGACGATGCCGAGGCCCTGGTCGCGCGTCTGGTCCGGGCCGGGGTCGTGGTCCCCGACCCGCTGGTCGCCGACGTGCTGCGGGGTCACCGCACGGACGTGTCGGGCCGCACGGTCGAACGCCGGTTCCGCGCGGTCACCGGGCTGACGCGGGGCGCCGTCCGGCAGATCGAGCGGGCCAGGGCCGCGGCGCGGCTGCTGGCCGCCGGGGAGGCGGCCGGCGAGGTCGTCGCCAAGCTCGACTACTTCGACGAGCCGCACCTGGCGCGGGCCCTGCGCTCCTACGTCGGGCGCACGGCCGGGCAGCTGCGTGCCGGGGCCGGCGGCGCGATCGCCCTCGACCTGGATCAGCGCTTGACGGAGTAG
- a CDS encoding MerR family transcriptional regulator, with amino-acid sequence MRIGDAAAAAGTTPRALRFYEENGLLPAPERTPTGQRVYGPRELNRVRVIRELLGLGLTVADIRACADRLDLLEDDQLPPYGGPGTCARPAGIVNRRIAALDAEIARLSGLRDRLAARIST; translated from the coding sequence GTGCGGATCGGGGATGCGGCGGCAGCGGCCGGCACGACGCCACGGGCGCTGCGCTTCTACGAGGAGAACGGGCTGCTGCCGGCCCCCGAGCGCACCCCGACCGGCCAGCGCGTCTACGGGCCGCGGGAGCTGAACCGGGTCCGGGTCATCCGGGAGCTGCTCGGCCTGGGGCTCACCGTCGCCGACATCCGCGCGTGTGCGGACCGCTTGGACCTCCTGGAGGACGATCAACTTCCCCCGTACGGCGGTCCGGGCACCTGCGCTCGCCCGGCCGGCATCGTCAACCGTCGCATCGCCGCCCTGGACGCGGAGATCGCCCGGCTCAGCGGCCTGCGCGACCGGCTCGCGGCCCGGATCAGCACCTGA
- a CDS encoding MDR family NADP-dependent oxidoreductase, which yields MREIRVAPTGEPAVVRAGLPEPGPGEVLVRNRWFTVFAALRTLLAGGVPGAPLPALRPGDTLFGPAIGEIVGGPDAGALVRHMRGWREYAAVPVSEIDPVSPALPDPVAHFAQGTTAYGALTRAAPIRPGDTVFVSGGAGSVGTMAGQIARLLGAGRVVGSTGSAWKAERMRELGYDAVVTRPLDEQLAKAAPDGVDVLFDNVGGGDLRAAIAAANRSARFALVGALSGQLAQHGSGTTGPVEIDSYQVILKQITMTGYSAGGDAEVRAEWDARFAEWLSAGRIEFPHVLVDGIEQAPQALRDVWAGRHFGTVVVTLT from the coding sequence ATGCGTGAGATCCGAGTGGCACCCACCGGTGAGCCGGCCGTCGTGCGGGCCGGCCTGCCCGAGCCGGGGCCGGGCGAGGTGCTCGTCCGCAACCGCTGGTTCACCGTGTTCGCCGCGTTGCGGACACTGCTGGCCGGCGGCGTGCCGGGCGCGCCGCTGCCCGCGCTGCGGCCGGGCGACACCCTGTTCGGGCCGGCGATCGGTGAGATCGTCGGCGGGCCGGACGCCGGTGCCCTGGTCCGGCACATGCGCGGCTGGCGGGAGTACGCGGCGGTCCCGGTGTCCGAGATCGATCCGGTCAGCCCCGCCCTGCCGGACCCGGTCGCGCACTTCGCGCAGGGCACCACCGCGTACGGCGCGCTCACCCGGGCCGCCCCGATCCGGCCCGGGGACACGGTGTTCGTCTCCGGCGGCGCGGGCTCGGTCGGCACCATGGCCGGGCAGATCGCCCGGCTGCTGGGCGCCGGGCGGGTGGTCGGCAGCACCGGCTCGGCGTGGAAGGCCGAGCGGATGCGGGAGCTCGGCTACGACGCGGTGGTCACCCGGCCGCTGGACGAGCAGCTGGCGAAAGCCGCCCCGGACGGCGTCGACGTCCTCTTCGACAACGTCGGCGGCGGCGACCTGCGGGCGGCGATCGCCGCGGCCAACCGGTCCGCCCGGTTCGCGCTGGTCGGGGCGCTCTCCGGGCAGCTCGCCCAGCACGGCAGCGGCACCACCGGGCCGGTGGAGATCGACTCCTACCAGGTGATCCTCAAGCAGATCACGATGACCGGCTACAGCGCGGGCGGCGACGCCGAGGTGCGCGCCGAGTGGGACGCGCGCTTCGCGGAATGGCTCTCCGCTGGCAGAATCGAGTTCCCGCACGTGCTGGTGGACGGCATCGAGCAGGCGCCGCAAGCTTTGCGGGACGTGTGGGCGGGCCGCCACTTCGGGACCGTGGTGGTGACGCTGACCTAG